A single genomic interval of Cydia splendana chromosome 10, ilCydSple1.2, whole genome shotgun sequence harbors:
- the LOC134794293 gene encoding juvenile hormone epoxide hydrolase-like — protein sequence MLKYISWLVAAVAIGYAVFLAYSLHRVPEMPQLHLNLWWGKEPQPREVDTSIRPFKIEFNDTMIADLKQRIKNRRPLTPPLDGINSEYGMNTAYLEKLLSYWAEKYDFKKRAELLNRFPHYKTKIQGLDIHFIRVKPTVKNVKVLPLLMLHGWPSSSKEFDKVIPILTTPRDGYDFVFEVIAADLPGFGFSEGTSKPGLNPVHIGIIMKNLMKRLGTNKFYIQAGDWGSQVAAHMATIYPDDVLGLHTNMPLSSMPISSVKLLLGSLAPSLLGDHSHRIYPLKNLFRYLIRESGYFHIQSTKPDTVGVGLTDSPSGLAAYIMEKMAICSNRDQLHTPHGGLENLELDDVLDTVTIQWVNNCIVTSMRLYAEGYSTTAPEVYALHGIPTRVPTAAIKFLYEVMYHPDWILRDKFPNLVRSTTMEFGGHFAALQTPKVLADDVFAAGAEFLKFHEAEK from the exons ATGTTGAAATACATATCATGGTTAGTAGCGGCCGTGGCCATAGGCTACGCGGTCTTCTTGGCTTACTCTCTGCACAGAGTACCTGAAATGCCTCAACTGCACCTGAATCTGTGGTGGGGCAAAGAACCACAGCCAAGAGAAGTGGATACCAGCATTCGACCGTTCAAAATTGAGTTTAACGACACG ATGATCGCTGACCTAAAGCAGAGGATTAAAAACAGACGCCCCCTAACACCTCCCCTCGATGGCATCAATTCCGAGTATGGCATGAATACAGCATATTTAGAGAAGTTATTATCGTACTGGGCAGAAAAGTACGATTTTAAAAAGCGAGCGGAACTGCTGAACCGATTCCCACATTACAAGACCAAGATTCAGGGTCTAGATATCCATTTTATACGAGTGAAGCCTACAGTGAAGAATGTTAAAGTGTTACCATTGCTCATGCTGCATGGATGGCCCAGCTCCTCGAAGGAGTTTGATAAAGTTATCCCGATTTTAACGACTCCTAGAGATGGATATGATTTTGTGTTCGAAGTGATTGCTGCTGATTTACCGGGATTTGGATTTTCTGAG GGTACGAGCAAGCCGGGTCTGAATCCAGTACACATAGGCATAATAATGAAGAATCTGATGAAACGGCTGGGAACCAATAAATTCTACATCCAAGCGGGCGATTGGGGCTCCCAGGTTGCCGCTCATATGGCTACCATTTACCCCGATGACGTATTAGG ACTCCATACAAACATGCCGCTATCATCGATGCCTATAAGCAGTGTGAAGCTGCTACTAGGCTCGCTTGCACCCAGCCTGCTTGGAGACCATTCGCATCGTATATATCCGTTGAAAAATTTGTTCCGATACCTTATACGAGAGAGTGGCTACTTCCACATACAGTCGACTAAACCTGATACAGTTG GTGTCGGCTTAACAGACTCGCCATCCGGCCTGGCCgcttacattatggaaaaaatGGCTATATGCAGCAACAGGGACCAATTACACACACCCCATGGAGGTTTGGAAAACTTGGAACTGGACGACGTACTGGATACTGTGACCATACAATGGGTGAATAACTGCATTGTCACCTCTATGAGGTTGTACGCGGAAGGTTATTCTACGACTGCGCCTGAAGTCTATGCATTGCACGG AATACCCACGAGAGTACCAACAGCCGCTATAAAGTTTCTATATGAAGTAATGTACCATCCCGATTGGATTCTCCGGGACAAATTCCCGAACCTAGTGCGGTCCACGACCATGGAATTCGGAGGGCACTTTGCAGCCTTACAAACGCCAAAAGTATTAGCCGACGACGTTTTCGCGGCTGGAGCTGAATTCCTGAAGTTTCACGAGGCTGAGAAATAG